TTAAGGCGTGAAATGCAAAAACGTGAGCTCTGGAGACCATGATTGTTGCCCTCTTCCAAGACGCGGCAACGTTCTGAACCCGACGTCACCGACCACGCCAATTGTGCAAAGTGCAACATCGAATAGCCAGCGTGCCGAAAGCAAAGCCTCCTCAACACAGCCCGAAATCTCGGGGGAATTGGACTCCGCCGACTTTCCGCAGTCGCGTACTCGACATGATGGGCAGTGAGGAAACACGCTCGAAACGTGGGAACGATAGACTTCGGTCGATTGCGATTAGCTACCAAAGCGTGGAGTTCGCGGGGGGAACAGTCTAACGCAAAAACAGCCCGCCTTCGACAAAGCGAAGACGGGCTGCTGGGGCATGGTGCTGAGCATGCCGGGCATGCCGGGCACCGTCCGAAACGAACTTCGGCGACGTATCCGATTATGGATGGGGCAGAGGCGACTACCAGCTGAACACGAATGAATGCGTCAGCGAGAGTCAACAATCTTCCGCAGCTCCATCAGTCAACATACTTATATTCATACGCGTGCCGGATGTGGCGACGGTCTTTGTCATAGTCGCCGTCGTAGTCAGATCGAAGCTGGCGATCAAGGTCGTCGCTCCACGTCGCGTGTTTCGATTTGTACCGGCATTGAGCAGCGTAACCGAAGCGGAAAGCCTGCTCGCGGTTTTCGAACGCGTCATCCGCGCCCGCCATCTGCTTCACCGTGTCATCGACATCCTGGTCCATATCACGAGCCTCATCAGAACCGAAGTCCGCTTTGGTCTGCTCCCAGTCGTTGGCGAACGCCTTCTTGACTCGCTCCCAGGTACTCAAATCAGCATCAGTACAGAAACCAGTTTTACCAGACATGCTTCGCTCCTTGTGGACACGGTGGACAGTGTAAATCGAAATGATCGGCGAAACATGAAGAACGCCGCTGCGTGTTGCCAATGCAAATCAAGTGCCAGAGATCAGCGGGGTTCTCACGTGGTCAATGTTCGAGTCGATCCGTCTGAGAAAAGTAGACGCCGGGTTACCTTGCGAAGTATTGAACTGAAAGGTGGCGTGTCGCCTGCTGACGAGTTCTTTGCGAAGTGAACGTCATTCGCTCGCGCTGCGCTGGCAGCGACCAACGGCGAACCGTAAACCTCCCCACTAAAATGGGAGCACGGTTCCTTCAAGTGTGGCCGGGGTTGGACTGAACGCAGCGAAGGAAACCCCGGCGTTTAACTCGTGCCTCGCTGCAACCATTGCCACATATTTCGTGTGCCATCCGACAAGGATCTCTTCCGTTATCGGTCTCCAACTCTCACCGCAGTACGCGCTCGCAAGGAGGCACTGGCACTGGCACTCCGACCGGCTAACCAGTCCCTCCGTCTATGCTGACTGAGGTGGTACAGGTTTCAGGGACAGGTCATTCTCTTATTTTGGGAGATTGATGATCTGTTCGAACTGAGCTGGCGACCTGTAATCGAGGCTGGAGTGTCTGCGTTCGTGAACGTAGTAGCGGACGTATTTTGACATCTCTCTTCTTGCCTCTGCCTTGCTTTGGTAATCGGTCATTTCGAGTTCGTTCTTGATCGTTCCGAAGCAGCTTTCCATGGATGCGTTGTCATAACAGTTGTCAGCACGGCTCATGCTTTGTGTGATTGCTGCCCGACGAAGAATTGATCGGTATTCATTGCCAGCGTACTGGCCGCCTCGATCCGTGTGGTGAATCAATCCAACGTCAGGCTGTCGTTCTTTGATGCTCGAACGCAGTGCTTTGAGGACCAGCTGTTCCGTCATGTTGTTATCCAGATGCCAACCAACGATCCGCCGGGAAAACAGATCCATCAGCATCGCCATGTAGCAAAACGTCCCGT
This DNA window, taken from Fuerstiella marisgermanici, encodes the following:
- a CDS encoding IS3 family transposase, encoding MADVYAAVEAIVQEGHGNVAEVCRHLGVNRTSFYAWQTAEPTIFEEQDAQLAPLIRVIFKCHRRRYGARRIAEDLKEMGLPCDRRKVSNVMKALKLKAIQPKSFVPKTTDSRHRLGYSPNLLLDADAPTTINQIWVGDITYIPLTDGTFCYMAMLMDLFSRRIVGWHLDNNMTEQLVLKALRSSIKERQPDVGLIHHTDRGGQYAGNEYRSILRRAAITQSMSRADNCYDNASMESCFGTIKNELEMTDYQSKAEARREMSKYVRYYVHERRHSSLDYRSPAQFEQIINLPK